Proteins found in one Polyodon spathula isolate WHYD16114869_AA chromosome 10, ASM1765450v1, whole genome shotgun sequence genomic segment:
- the dnajc12 gene encoding dnaJ homolog subfamily C member 12 has protein sequence MDAILNCRPEDLEDYYGLLGCDELSSSEQILTEFKARALDCHPDKHPDNPKAVAEFQKLQQAKEILKNEDSRARYDYWRRSRIAIPFRDWEALSDTVKASMHWAVKSKKEPMLEAPGIKDSLSPGNPPDRHGEQDCNSLTSKMEQVGLSGGKTTEKTAEDEEPQSPKTPPSPNENYWHLRFRWSADTPSELLRKFRNYEI, from the exons ATGGACGCGATTTTAAACTGCAGACCAGAAGATTTAGAAGATTATTATGGTTTGCTAGGATGCGATGAACTGTCATCG tcGGAACAGATCCTCACAGAGTTCAAAGCCAGAGCTCTTGACTGCCATCCTGATAAACATCCTGATAACCCCAAAGCAG tggCAGAGTTTCAAAAGCTGCAGCAGGCGAAAGAGATCCTGAAGAATGAAGACAGCCGCGCCCGCTATGACTACTGGAGACGAAGCAGAATCGCCATCCCCTTCCGTGACTGGGAGGCTCTGAGTGACACAGTCAAGGCA TCTATGCACTGGGCAGTGAAGAGTAAGAAGGAGCCCATGCTGGAGGCTCCAGGAATCAAAGACAGCCTGAGTCCTGGGAATCCACCTGACCGGCATGGAGAGCAGGACTGCAACAGCTTGACCAGCAAAATGGAGCAGGTGGGGCTGTCTGGGGGCAAGACCACTGAGAAGACAGCAGAGGATGAAGAACCACAATCTCCAAAAACACCACCATCTCCCA ATGAGAACTACTGGCACTTGCGTTTCCGTTGGTCAGCTGACACACCGTCCGAACTTCTGAGGAAATTCAGAAACTACGAAATCTAA
- the LOC121321631 gene encoding NAD-dependent protein deacetylase sirtuin-1-like yields MTTTPYNLDIFSDGTPQNEDILLNGFDSCDCDEDDTSSHASSSDWTPQPQIGSYSFIQQHIMRETDPRTILKDLLPGTVLPPDLDDMTLWQIVINISEPPKRKKRKDINTIEDVVRLLQECTKIMVLTGAGVSVSCGIPDFRSRDGIYARLAIDFPDLPDPQAMFDIEYFRRDPRPFFKFAKEIYPGQFQPSPCHRFIAMLDKQAKLLQNYTQNIDTLEQVAGVQRIIQCHGSFATASCLTCKYKVDSEAVREDIFNQVVPRCPRCPPDLPLAIMKPDIVFFGENLPEQFHRGMKHDKDEVDLLIVIGSSLKVRPVALIPNSIPHEVPQILINREQLHHLNFDVELLGDCDVIINELCHRLGGDYEQLCYNPLRLSEITEKPPRTIRESKLQFTDLPPTPLELTEDSSSLEQTSEHTHTSKQASEETAGAQQSNHLGSTSELPQASSTENPPQNRTEIVEGNAKTDMGDLLTSKNEEFPESGENKSGLEILRRCWLNRFAKEPISKRLDNSQYLFQAPNHYIFHGAEVYSNSEDESSSSCVSHSDNESCCSPGDEGEDDSEGEEFYRRVEEEGSDDEDCFRDGREELEAETNDFIDMLRNQRDNKPEDIKNVTKM; encoded by the exons ATGACGACAACC CCATATAATTTGGATATTTTTTCAGATGGAACACCCCAGAATGAGGATATCCTCCTGAATGGATTTGATTCATGTGATTGTGATGAGGACGATACATCTTCACATGCAAGTTCAAGTGACTGGACGCCACAACCTCAGATAG GTTCGTATAGTTTTATTCAGCAGCATATTATGAGGGAGACAGACCCGAGGACCATCTTGAAAGACCTTCTCCCAGGAACCGTGCTTCCACCTGACCTGGATGATATGACTCTCTGGCAGATAGTGATTAATATATCAGAACCTCCAAAAAGAAAGAAACGGAAAGACATCAATACAATAGAAGATGTTGTCAGGCTGCTGCAAGAATGTACAAAAATTATGGTGTTGACTGGAGCTGGG GTTTCTGTGTCCTGTGGAATACCTGACTTTAGATCCCGTGATGGTATTTATGCACGTCTTGCAATAGATTTCCCTGACCTTCCTGATCCACAAGCAATGTTTGATATTGAATACTTTAGAAGAGACCCTcggccattttttaaatttgcaaag GAGATCTATCCAGGACAGTTCCAGCCATCTCCATGTCACAGATTCATTGCAATGTTGGATAAACAGGCAAAGCTGCTTCAGAATTATACTCAGAACATTGACACACTGGAACAGGTGGCAGGAGTCCAGAGGATCATTCAGTGCCATG GTTCTTTTGCAACAGCATCATGCCTAACCTGCAAATATAAGGTTGACAGTGAAGCTGTTAGAGAAGATATATTTAATCAG GTTGTGCCTCGATGCCCCAGATGTCCACCTGATCTGCCTCTCGCCATCATGAAACCAGATATTGTTTTCTTTGGAGAGAATTTACCAGAACAGTTTCACAGGGGCATGAAGCATGACAAAGATGAAGTTGACCTCCTGATTGTCATAGGGTCTTCACTGAAAGTACGACCTGTGGCTCTTATTCCAA actCCATTCCCCATGAAGTACCTCAGATTCTGATCAATAGAGAACAGTTACACCACCTTAACTTCGATGTAGAATTGCTTGGAGATTGTGATGTTATTATCAATGAACTATGCCATAGGTTGGGTGGAGATTATGAACAACTATGCTACAACCCTTTAAGACTTTCTGAGATCACAGAAAAGCCCCCTCGTACTATCAGAGAGTCCAAACTACAGTTCACTGACCTACCACCTACCCCCCTCGAACTTACAGAAGACTCCAGTTCCTTAGAACAGACTAGTGAGCACACTCATACCTCCAAGCAAGCTTCAGAAGAAACAGCAGGAGCTCAGCAATCAAATCATTTAGGGTCTACCTCTGAGCTCCCACAAGCTAGCTCTACAGAAAACCCTCCACAGAACAGGACTGAAATTGTTGAAGGAAATGCAAAAACTGATATGGGGGATTTGCTAACATCAAAGAATGAGGAGTTTCCAGAGTCAGGTGAAAATAAATCTGGTCTTGAAATTCTCAGAAGATGCTGGCTGAATAGATTTGCAAAAGAACCAATCAGCAAGCGCCTTGACA ATTCTCAATACCTGTTTCAAGCACCAAATCACTACATTTTCCATGGAGCTGAGGTATACTCCAATTCAGAGGATGAGTCCTCGAGTTCCTGTGTCAGTCACAGTGACAACGAGTCATGCTGCAGCCCTGGAGATGAGGGAGAGGACGATAGCGAAGGAGAGGAGTTCTATCGCAGAGTCGAAGAGGAGGGTTCAGACGATGAAGACTGCTTCAGAGATGGCAGAGAAGAATTAGAAGCAGAAACAAATGACTTTATAGACATGCTGAGAAATCAAAGAGACAATAAACCTGAAGATATAAAAAATGTGACTAAAATGTAA